GTGCATGGGTTCTTTAGAAATAGCCATTTCTCGGCCAGACATGCATTATCATTCATTGGTTGACCGATCTGGAAAACCACAATCCACATTGGTTGCCGCACTAGCATGTTTTGGGTACTTCGGTGCTGATTAATTGGATGTATAGAATCGACTGGCACCTCACCAGTGGCGTCCAGCCGAGGTAGGCCCGAGACGTGGACGGTGGATAGCCAGCCTCTCTCCCCGCTCTATAAATCACGGGCACACCAAGCTTCCCTTCCAAAGCAGAACAAGCGCGGATCTGAGAGCAGATGAACTCGAGGTATTTCGTTGAGTGAGATCATCACCATGTCGTGCTGCGGAGGCAGCTGCGAGTGCGGCAGCGGCTGCGGGGGGTAAATTATCTCGAATCCCCTCCTGATTTCTGCCTTCGATCTCTCCATCTTTACGCTTTCTTTCTCAACCTTTTCTTTCATCTCTCCTCGATCCATCTTGTTCCGCTGCATCGATCCCCTCTTCCCGCTTTACACACACAGCGCGGATGCCTGTTGCAGCTTTGTTTTTCCCAAGTTTTTTCTAGGCTGTTTCTGGGACGAAATCATCACTACCTTTTGTCTGAAATTGAACAGGGCTCGATGTGGGGGACGATTCATTGACTCATTGTACGGCCATGATGACATCCACGGCCTGGATTACTGGGCTAAGAAGTGCGCGGATTATTTGTTGTCAGAGCCACCTGATATGGTACATCTATCAAATTTCCCTCTTCGTCAATCATATTATGTAAAAAAATAACTAATGCTAATGAACATGGGTGCTGCCGTTGCACTATACTCTGCCGGATGCTTTGCCATGGGTAGAATTTCTAATGGGTTAGCATACCCAGTTACACTTGATTTTGTCACTGGGTTTAGCGGCTGGCTTCCCTTCTCAGGGTCTGAATCCTTAATATTCTGGAAGAAAATAAATACTAGTGATTTACTCATGACATGTGCGCAGTAGTATTTGTTAAACTCATACACGAAGTCTTGTTCATGGCCTGGAAGAGCAGGATGGAGAGCTCAGGGACGACTGCTCGCAGGAGAGCCGCTCATTTAAAAATCCTGCTCTTGCATGGAGACGGTTAGCAGTGCTATTGTTTTGCTAAATACTCATGTTAAGTTCCTTTTTTTAGGGAATACTCATGTTAAGTTCCTTGTCAGCACTAAGAATGGTTTCTTTATTTGGTGTTCCTGCAGATGATCCTCAAGTACCATACGAAACCAGTATATGGTACGCTAAGTTTCTGCGAACCTCAGGCTTTTCAGTGGATTTTAGAACCTTCAACAGGTACTACAGTTGAACATACACAATTTTTTCACTGATCATTTGCTCTCATATTGTTCTTCTAAAATTTAGTACTAACATTATCATGTCATTTATGCAGACTGCAGCATTTTTGGACATACCGTGAGATGGATTATGTCAAGCAGTGGCTCCGCCCTAGGATCACAGTGCCCAGAATCACAGTGCCCAGACGCCATGGAAGGCTGTAgtttagtactccctctgtaaagaaatataagatcgTTTAGATTACTAATAAAGTGATCTAAACAATCTGAAAGGCTGTAGCTTAGTAGTAAAAGTCGTACCACCATTACTAGTATAGTAAGTACTAAAGAGGATGGCAGTATTGTATGGCAGTAAGTACTAAAGAGGATGAACAATTGCAATTTCCAGTGAAGCTTGGCATAGGTGGCTTTGGCATGGGTGCTGCCGTTGCCCTCTACTCGGCACAGTGCTATGCCTTGGGAAGATTTTCTAATCGGTTACCATACCGATTACCCTGGGCTTTGTCATTGAGTGTAGCAGTTGGCTTCCCTTCACAGGGTCTGAATCCTTAATATTCTGGATTTGAAAATCCACTGACAAAATCTAAGGTAATTGACGGTTCAAAGAATCTAAGGTAATTGGGTATGGTAACTGATCCGGAGGATCTTACGGATGTCATCATGTCAAGAGCCCCATTATTATAAGACACGCCCAACATCTACTTCAAACATACTAAGGTGGATTCCATCGTTAATGCATGTCTTCTTGGTTCTCatgaggatggtatactacttgattTTCATGCCATTTGCACATATAGGTTTGAGTCCAATGATGAGCGTGCCATAGAGGAGGTTATCCCCAAACAAGTGCCTACACCATCCGCGAGACAAGCATGAAAGCGGAGAAGGAACCGTCAAGATGAAGACAAGGTTCCGCAAACATCAACGGGTG
The Aegilops tauschii subsp. strangulata cultivar AL8/78 chromosome 3, Aet v6.0, whole genome shotgun sequence genome window above contains:
- the LOC109776981 gene encoding uncharacterized protein, whose translation is MSCCGGSCECGSGCGGARCGGRFIDSLYGHDDIHGLDYWAKKCADYLLSEPPDMSRMESSGTTARRRAAHLKILLLHGDDDPQVPYETSIWYAKFLRTSGFSVDFRTFNRLQHFWTYREMDYVKQWLRPRITVPRITVPRRHGRL